TCCACTGAGAATAGCCTGTGTGCATACTAACTTCCACACCAAGTGCTCAAGCTGTAAAGACTGACAATTACACCTTGAGGTGGGCGGCCAGTCCACGCCTTTACTTGAAAAGTTTACgaacttttttttgtaaacagtGTCACAGCTCTCGTCAATcagatttatttgtctttttaatatcTGTGTCTCTTGTGTGATTATGACGTTCTGTGGCTTTTACCTCCCTGTAGATGTGCATGATCCGCTCTCTCATTGGCTGTTTTGCCATGAGGAAAGTGTCCATTACATGTAATCATATTGGTCGAAGGGTGGGAAGGCTGTAAGGAAACATAATTAAAGGTTTAGAGACTATTTTAGTGTGTTGCGTCTTGTTTAGCTTTTGTCTTGATGTCTATCCCCTGATTTTCCAAAGAAACTTACCCATATTCACTCATATACACCAGCAGGCTTCATAACCCGCTCTTCAGACTGCTTTGTGTTCATATACAGATGATGGTGATCCTGGGATGACAGGAGCGAGTATCTTAACACGTGCGCTCATGTTAAGACAATGACGTGCAGAGAAGCACGGCTATTTTTTATCTCAGAGCTGAActaaaacagacacagcagtgaaGGCAGCATTTATCAGGAGAAAATGGATGACAGCTAGAAACATATTTACAGAAACTAATGTTTGCTAAACTGAAATAAACCCCAAACCTCACTCAGCATCTTAGTCACCACATCTTGCGTTTGTTTTTAGGTCCCTTGTCGGGTTTAAATACAGTGATTGAGAATGGTTGGTTTCTAACACTTTCATTGTACTGGACCAGGAAGCAAAGACATATCTCCCTCAAGTTCCCTCTTTAATTAAGGCAAAGattacagagtgtgtgtgttttgttttggtcatGTTCCTTAATCTAAGATTCAGACAGGGAATTCTGGGAAAGGAGAGGGGTATGTTCAACAAAGGTCCCCAGGGATGTTGCAGTTATAATCTATGTATCTTAACCACTATAGGACAGATGGTCATGGTTATTAACGAATTATAAACACATTCTTGGTGTCCCAAAGTGTGTGCCTTTGTTTAGTAAGTAAATAAGTATTTTGAATTGTGTATGAGACCAGATAAAGCGCAGGGTATGAGGTGCTTATTCTACATTGTTTTTGGATGCTGTgtatttgtctctctgtggtcttAAGATGGATTGAACCTTTATTTGCTCAGGTAAGTTGTTTTAATACAAATCTTTTGAAGAAACGCTCTGTTAACAGTTACAGTACAATAACCAAGACAAAAGGAAAGTATTAATAGAGGATAAACCAGACACGCACAAGAAGGGAGCGGTTATTGTGTTTTGATACTGCAGAATCAGCCAGTCCTCCGAGCAGGTTAGTTCAGGCTGAGGTCAAAATTTCATTCTCGATTTCCTTCACAATCTGCACGTCTGTCTTCAGCAAACACTCGgttttaatcaaatatttgttCATCTCagtgtctttgtcttctttaaATTGTGACTGTGCTGAAACTGCCACAGGACTGAACCACGTCCAGTGATCCCAGCACTGCGAGTACAGAAGGGGACAAAATAACAAGACTACTTGCACAATGTGGTGCAACTCAATACGAGGGCCCTTTTTTAAAATagtaatttctctttttttctcatataAATGGggaaataacaaaacatgacagtttATTATCAAAACTGCACTGCACATtaacatcaaaacaacacacaaaataaacgtgtgtgtgtgtgtgtgtgtgtgtgtagtcacaGCATTAATCATTTATGATGAGTCCTACTAAGACTTGTACAGGCACAGGCTTGCTGTATGACGATTATTTGATTAAGAATGTATGCAATGTAAGCATAActtcatttgaaatattaaaactagATTCTGTGTCTGGGCCCCTCTACAATATAAGACAAGACCTCCCGATTGGATTAAAAATGCAGGAGCTGTCTCGTGGCACCTATTGCCAAACAAATTTGTAATTAATAAAATTACCACAAAGTAATTACAGCCTATGCAATCTGCTGACTACCTGAACAGTTGCCTCCTTTTCTTGGGTGATAATCCTGCACTTGTGCTTGGTAGATGAGCTAAAGTCTGGTTGTCATTGAATAAACTGTCACGAAACTTTCCATTTGGGGAGCCTCATTtacaaacaataacattttacaaatgaaaatgctgtattatattataaactgcttttattttgtccacttcCCTCTGTAGCCTGGACACCACTGAAGAAGAGGGGTCTTGCCTTTGCACCCCcagtccagcagggggcgatagTGCCTCACGGTGAGCACTCAGCGTGGATCTGTTTCATGTCCGTGTTTACAAGTGAAGCGTGACGTTCACGGACTCGCAAAAATACGTCCGCTAGCGCAACTAAAAGCTACTAATTCCCCTTAGAAACGCCCAAGATGCTTTCACTGAAAGCTTTTCTCAGCGAGAGACTGACAGCCGCGGCGGAGGAGATATTTGGAGCTGTTGAAAAGACAATAGCCGAGTACAAAGAGGAGATTTCTCGCTCAAAAGATCTGGAAATTGGCCGTCTCAGAATGCAGCTGAAGCTTCTCAAGTCAGGTTGGTTTGAATGGAAATCTGCCTGCAGCCAAACCTCATGCGGCtttgcacattttttcacatgtttctgATGTTATCATGTGTTTTATACCTAGAGCCCCGGTTGGATAGATGCCTTGGagcccagctgcagcagcacggccaacaccaccatcaccatcctcctcctcctcctcagcagcagcaccatcagTCGGTCCCTGCAGCGGAGGCTCCCGAGTCCCAGCTCTGCGAAGAGGACGGCGTCAGCAGCTTGGAGCAGGACCATCCTGAGCCCTCGCAGGtgaagaaggagcagcagaggagccacAGGGATTTCTGGCTGGGTCACGACGCGGAGCAGCTGGAAGGCCTCGAATCAGACATCAAAGACTTCATCTCATCCCCTTCCAGCCTGAGAGGCAGTCTGCAGGACCCCACCTTGCCCTTCCaccccaaccaccaccaccacaacaacGGCgaggagagcaaagagaagcCTTACTGCTGCTCCGTGTGCGAAAAGCGCTTCAGTAACTGCTCTCACCTCGCAGCTCACATCAGGACACACACGGGAGAAAGGCCATACCGATGCGAAATATGCAGGAAGAGTTTTATCACAACAAGCGCCCTGAACAGACATCAGACGATCCACACTGAGGG
Above is a window of Chelmon rostratus isolate fCheRos1 chromosome 8, fCheRos1.pri, whole genome shotgun sequence DNA encoding:
- the LOC121610129 gene encoding zinc finger protein 233-like, giving the protein MLSLKAFLSERLTAAAEEIFGAVEKTIAEYKEEISRSKDLEIGRLRMQLKLLKSEPRLDRCLGAQLQQHGQHHHHHPPPPPQQQHHQSVPAAEAPESQLCEEDGVSSLEQDHPEPSQVKKEQQRSHRDFWLGHDAEQLEGLESDIKDFISSPSSLRGSLQDPTLPFHPNHHHHNNGEESKEKPYCCSVCEKRFSNCSHLAAHIRTHTGERPYRCEICRKSFITTSALNRHQTIHTEGKHFVCNYCGKSFKWMESLGRHMRSVHKRENMPV